A single Brucella intermedia LMG 3301 DNA region contains:
- the infB gene encoding translation initiation factor IF-2, with protein sequence MSDKTNDDKTLSVNTKKTLTMKRPGVEQSTVRQNFSHGRTKAVVVETKKRKFSRPDEKPEVEAAAPRPAAPAPAAPAPAAPAPAQAAQPAQAAQPAPAVRAPAPATPAPKPAAPAASVTRPHVAQQRPMQQRPGGQQAQRPRPSDRSGMVLNTLSRSEMDARRRALEEAQVREVEERARAVEEAKRRAEEEARRAKEREESARRQAEEEARLKAEADARRKAEEEAAKRMPQPEARTERRDDARPAPQGNRPREAGRPQGSRPPQSGRPQQGGPRPAPSLVDAAPIPGKPLPQSQLRKPGQSDDDDDRRGAVRRGTPAKPEVRAPKVVKGEDDRRRGKLTLTSNLEEEGRSRSLSAMRRRQEKFKRSQMQETREKISREVTIPETITLQELAQRMTERSVDIIKYLMKQGQMMKPGDVIDADMAQLIAEEFGHTVKRVAESDVEEGIFGVADNEAALVSRPPVVTIMGHVDHGKTSLLDAIRHANVVSGEAGGITQHIGAYQVEQNGQKITFIDTPGHAAFTAMRARGAQATDIAILVVAADDSVMPQTIESINHAKAAGVPIIVAINKIDKPAADPQKVRTALLQHEVFVESMGGEVLDVEVSAKNKINLDKLLEAILLQAEILDLKSDPTRTAEGVVVEAQLDRGRGSVATVLVQTGTLHPGDILVAGSEWGRVRALVNDRGEHVKEAGPAMPVEILGLQGTPQAGDRFAVVANEAKAREIAEYRQRLARDKAVARQSGARGSLEQMMNQLQVSGTKEFPLVIKGDVQGSIEAITNALDKLGTDEVRARIVHSGAGGITESDVSLAEASNAAIIGFNVRANKQARDAADQQGIEIRYYNIIYDLIDDVKAAMSGLLSPERRETFLGNAEILEVFNITKVGKVAGCRVTEGKVERGAGVRLIRDNVVIHEGKLKTLKRFKDEVSEVPAGQECGMAFENYDDIRAGDVIEAFRVEHVSRTL encoded by the coding sequence ATGAGCGATAAAACGAACGACGACAAGACGCTGAGCGTTAATACGAAGAAGACGCTGACCATGAAGCGGCCAGGCGTCGAGCAGAGCACCGTGCGCCAGAATTTCAGCCACGGCCGCACGAAGGCTGTCGTCGTTGAAACGAAGAAGCGCAAATTCTCGCGGCCTGACGAGAAGCCGGAAGTCGAAGCGGCGGCCCCACGGCCTGCTGCTCCTGCCCCGGCGGCTCCTGCGCCTGCAGCCCCTGCACCGGCCCAGGCCGCACAGCCTGCCCAGGCTGCACAGCCCGCTCCGGCAGTGCGCGCGCCAGCACCTGCAACTCCGGCACCCAAGCCGGCAGCACCTGCTGCTTCGGTAACGAGGCCGCATGTCGCGCAGCAGCGCCCGATGCAGCAGCGCCCCGGTGGACAGCAGGCACAGCGCCCGCGTCCGTCCGACCGCTCCGGCATGGTTCTCAACACGCTGTCGCGCTCTGAAATGGATGCGCGTCGCCGCGCACTCGAGGAAGCACAGGTACGCGAAGTCGAAGAACGCGCTCGCGCTGTCGAGGAAGCCAAGCGTCGCGCCGAGGAAGAAGCACGCCGCGCCAAGGAACGTGAAGAATCTGCCCGTCGCCAGGCGGAAGAGGAAGCTCGTCTCAAGGCCGAGGCGGATGCCCGCCGCAAGGCCGAGGAAGAAGCCGCCAAGCGTATGCCGCAGCCCGAAGCCCGCACCGAGCGTCGCGATGACGCGCGCCCGGCGCCGCAAGGCAATCGTCCGCGTGAGGCGGGTCGTCCTCAGGGCAGTCGCCCGCCGCAAAGTGGCCGTCCGCAACAAGGCGGACCGCGCCCGGCGCCGAGCCTCGTCGATGCTGCCCCCATTCCGGGCAAGCCGCTTCCGCAGAGCCAGCTTCGCAAGCCCGGTCAGTCGGATGACGACGATGACCGTCGCGGCGCAGTTCGTCGTGGCACCCCCGCCAAGCCGGAAGTGCGTGCACCGAAGGTTGTGAAGGGCGAAGATGACCGCCGTCGCGGCAAGCTCACTCTCACGAGCAATCTTGAGGAGGAGGGCCGTTCGCGTTCGCTTTCGGCGATGCGCCGCCGTCAGGAAAAGTTCAAGCGTTCGCAGATGCAGGAAACCCGCGAAAAGATTTCGCGTGAAGTGACCATTCCTGAAACCATCACGTTGCAGGAACTTGCCCAGCGTATGACCGAGCGCTCCGTTGACATCATCAAGTACCTGATGAAGCAGGGCCAGATGATGAAGCCGGGCGACGTGATCGACGCTGATATGGCGCAACTGATCGCTGAAGAGTTCGGCCACACCGTCAAGCGCGTTGCGGAATCGGACGTCGAAGAAGGCATCTTTGGCGTTGCCGACAACGAAGCCGCACTGGTTTCCCGTCCTCCGGTCGTGACCATCATGGGCCACGTCGATCACGGCAAGACTTCGCTGCTCGACGCCATTCGTCATGCCAACGTCGTGTCCGGCGAAGCCGGTGGCATCACCCAGCATATCGGTGCCTATCAGGTCGAACAGAACGGCCAGAAGATCACCTTCATCGATACGCCGGGCCACGCCGCATTCACCGCGATGCGTGCCCGTGGTGCGCAGGCGACCGACATTGCCATTCTGGTGGTTGCCGCTGACGACAGCGTGATGCCGCAGACGATTGAATCGATCAACCATGCCAAGGCGGCTGGTGTCCCGATCATCGTGGCGATCAACAAGATCGACAAGCCTGCCGCCGATCCGCAGAAAGTTCGCACTGCCCTGCTGCAGCACGAAGTCTTCGTGGAATCGATGGGCGGTGAAGTGCTCGACGTGGAAGTGTCGGCGAAGAACAAGATCAACCTCGACAAGTTGCTTGAAGCAATTCTGTTGCAGGCTGAAATCCTTGATCTCAAGTCCGATCCGACGCGTACCGCGGAAGGCGTCGTCGTCGAAGCCCAGCTTGATCGTGGCCGTGGTTCGGTTGCAACCGTTCTGGTTCAGACCGGTACGCTGCATCCCGGTGACATTCTGGTCGCGGGCAGCGAATGGGGCCGCGTGCGCGCTCTGGTCAATGACCGTGGCGAGCATGTCAAGGAAGCCGGTCCGGCAATGCCGGTCGAAATCCTCGGCCTTCAGGGTACGCCGCAGGCGGGTGACCGTTTCGCAGTCGTTGCCAACGAAGCCAAGGCGCGTGAAATCGCCGAGTACCGCCAGCGCCTGGCGCGCGACAAGGCCGTCGCTCGCCAGTCCGGTGCACGCGGTTCGCTCGAGCAGATGATGAACCAGCTTCAGGTTTCGGGCACGAAGGAATTCCCGCTCGTCATCAAGGGTGATGTGCAGGGTTCCATCGAAGCCATCACCAATGCGCTGGACAAGCTTGGCACCGACGAAGTTCGCGCCCGCATCGTCCATTCGGGCGCAGGCGGCATCACGGAAAGCGACGTGTCGCTGGCCGAAGCCTCCAACGCCGCGATCATCGGCTTCAACGTCCGCGCCAACAAGCAGGCACGTGACGCAGCCGATCAGCAGGGCATCGAAATCCGCTACTACAACATCATCTATGATCTCATCGATGACGTTAAGGCAGCGATGTCGGGTCTTCTGTCGCCGGAGCGCCGCGAAACCTTCCTTGGCAATGCCGAGATTCTCGAAGTCTTCAACATCACCAAGGTCGGCAAGGTCGCCGGTTGCCGTGTCACCGAAGGCAAGGTCGAGCGTGGTGCAGGCGTCCGCCTCATTCGCGACAACGTGGTTATCCACGAAGGCAAGCTCAAGACGCTCAAGCGCTTCAAGGACGAAGTGTCGGAAGTTCCGGCCGGTCAGGAGTGCGGCATGGCGTTCGAGAACTACGACGACATTCGCGCAGGCGACGTCATCGAAGCCTTCCGCGTCGAACACGTTTCGCGCACACTCTGA
- the rbfA gene encoding 30S ribosome-binding factor RbfA, translating to MARSPDPKGSGGLSQRQLRVGEQVRHALAQVLQRGEIRDDLIARTVISVSEVRMSPDLKIATCFITPLGDADTQAVIKALAANAKFIRGRMAPSLSQMKYMPEFRFRADTSFDNFSKIDALLRSPEVARDLGHHDEEDREADKASGNGDE from the coding sequence ATGGCACGTTCTCCAGATCCAAAAGGCTCGGGCGGCCTTTCCCAGCGCCAGCTCCGCGTCGGCGAGCAGGTGCGCCACGCATTGGCGCAGGTGCTGCAGCGGGGGGAAATCCGCGACGATCTCATTGCCCGCACCGTGATTTCCGTTTCGGAAGTGCGTATGTCGCCCGACCTCAAGATCGCGACCTGCTTCATCACTCCGCTCGGGGATGCCGACACGCAAGCCGTTATCAAGGCACTCGCCGCAAATGCAAAGTTCATTCGCGGACGCATGGCGCCCAGCCTCAGCCAGATGAAGTACATGCCCGAATTCCGCTTCCGGGCCGATACCAGCTTTGACAATTTTTCCAAGATCGATGCGCTGCTCCGCTCGCCGGAAGTCGCCCGCGACCTTGGGCATCACGATGAAGAAGACCGGGAGGCAGACAAGGCTTCCGGCAATGGAGACGAGTAA
- the truB gene encoding tRNA pseudouridine(55) synthase TruB, whose product MARRGKKKGRPISGWVIFDKPKGMGSTEAVSKIKWLFNAEKAGHAGTLDPLASGMLPIALGEATKTVPYVMDGTKIYRFTVTWGEERSTDDLEGQPTKTSEKRPSRADIEALLPNYTGVISQVPPQFSAIKIDGERAYDLAREGETVEIPSREVEIDRLEIVGIPDADRTEFEVECSKGTYVRSLARDMGRDLGCYGHISELRRIEVAPFTEEDSVTLAELEQAWPPLPPKDEDGNIVEPAPRRDFSAIDALVIDTGAALDCLPQVALSDDQAQRVRLGNPVILRGRDAPLEADEACVTTRGKLLAIGYIEHGQFKPKRVFTTG is encoded by the coding sequence ATGGCAAGACGGGGCAAGAAAAAAGGTCGCCCGATATCCGGCTGGGTTATTTTCGACAAGCCGAAAGGGATGGGATCGACCGAGGCGGTCTCGAAGATCAAGTGGCTGTTCAATGCCGAAAAGGCCGGCCATGCCGGTACACTCGATCCGCTTGCTTCCGGCATGCTGCCCATAGCGCTTGGCGAAGCGACCAAGACCGTGCCTTATGTCATGGATGGAACCAAGATCTACCGTTTTACCGTGACCTGGGGCGAAGAACGTTCCACCGACGATCTGGAAGGCCAGCCGACCAAGACATCGGAGAAGCGCCCGTCGCGGGCGGATATCGAAGCACTGCTGCCCAATTATACTGGCGTCATTTCACAGGTTCCGCCGCAGTTCTCGGCTATCAAGATCGACGGCGAGCGCGCCTACGACCTCGCCCGTGAAGGCGAAACGGTCGAAATCCCTTCCCGCGAAGTCGAGATCGACCGTCTGGAAATCGTGGGCATTCCGGATGCCGACCGCACCGAGTTCGAAGTCGAATGCTCCAAGGGCACCTATGTGCGCTCGCTGGCGCGCGACATGGGGCGTGATCTTGGCTGCTACGGCCATATTTCGGAGCTGCGCCGCATCGAGGTTGCCCCGTTTACGGAAGAGGATTCCGTGACGCTGGCGGAACTGGAACAGGCATGGCCGCCGCTCCCGCCGAAGGATGAGGACGGCAATATCGTGGAGCCAGCTCCGCGCCGGGATTTTTCGGCGATCGACGCATTGGTCATCGATACGGGTGCTGCACTCGACTGCCTGCCGCAGGTGGCGCTTTCCGACGATCAGGCGCAGCGCGTGCGTCTCGGCAATCCGGTGATCCTGCGCGGACGCGATGCACCTCTGGAGGCAGACGAAGCCTGTGTCACCACACGCGGAAAACTGCTCGCCATCGGCTATATCGAACATGGACAGTTCAAGCCGAAGCGGGTTTTCACAACCGGCTGA
- the rpsO gene encoding 30S ribosomal protein S15, giving the protein MSITAERKQALIKEYATKEGDTGSPEVQVAVLSERIANLTEHFKGHKNDNHSRRGLLKLVSQRRRLLDYVKGIDEARYQALIGRLGLRR; this is encoded by the coding sequence ATGTCGATTACTGCTGAGCGCAAGCAAGCACTTATCAAGGAATACGCCACCAAGGAAGGCGACACCGGTTCTCCTGAAGTACAGGTTGCCGTTCTTTCCGAGCGTATCGCCAACCTCACCGAACACTTCAAGGGCCACAAGAATGACAATCATTCGCGTCGCGGCCTCCTGAAGCTGGTTTCGCAGCGTCGTCGCCTTCTTGACTATGTCAAGGGCATTGACGAAGCGCGTTATCAGGCGCTGATCGGCCGTCTCGGCCTGCGCCGCTAA
- the pnp gene encoding polyribonucleotide nucleotidyltransferase: protein MFNTHKVEIEWGGRPLTLETGKIARQADGAVLATYGETVVLATVVSAKEPKPGQDFFPLTVNYQEKTYAAGKIPGGYFKREGRPSENETLVSRLIDRPIRPLFVDGYKNDTQVVVTVVQHDLENDPDVLSMVAASAALTISGVPFMGPIGGARVGYINGEYVLNPNIDEMPESKLDLVVAGTSEAVLMVESEAQELSEEIMLGAVVFGQKGFQPVIDAIIKLAEVAAKEPRDFQPEDLSALEAKMLAVVENDLRDAYKITEKQARYAAVDAAKAKAKEHFFPEGVEETEMSPEQFATIFKHLQAKIVRWNILDTGSRIDGRDLKTVRPIVSEVGLLPRTHGSALFTRGETQAIVVATLGTGEDEQMIDALTGTYKQPFMLHYNFPPYSVGETGRMGSPGRREIGHGKLAWRAIHPMLPSAEQFPYTIRAVSEITESNGSSSMATVCGTSLALMDAGVPLARPVAGIAMGLIKEGERFAVLSDILGDEDHLGDMDFKVAGTENGITSLQMDIKIDGITEEIMKVALEQAKGGRVHILGEMAKALSTSREELGEFAPRIEVMNIPTDKIRDVIGSGGKVIREIVEKTGAKINIEDDGTVKIASSNGKEIEAAKKWIHSIVAEPEVGEIYEGTVVKTADFGAFVNFFGPRDGLVHISQLASDRVAKTTDVVKEGQKVWVKLMGFDERGKVRLSMKVVDQETGKEIAQEKKKEDADAE from the coding sequence ATGTTCAATACCCATAAAGTAGAAATCGAATGGGGCGGTCGTCCGCTCACGCTCGAAACCGGCAAGATCGCCCGTCAGGCTGACGGCGCCGTACTCGCAACCTATGGCGAAACCGTCGTTCTGGCGACTGTCGTTTCTGCCAAGGAGCCAAAGCCCGGGCAGGATTTCTTCCCGCTGACCGTCAACTATCAGGAAAAGACCTATGCCGCCGGCAAGATTCCTGGTGGCTACTTCAAGCGTGAAGGCCGTCCGAGCGAAAACGAAACGCTGGTTTCGCGCCTGATCGACCGTCCGATCCGTCCGCTTTTCGTCGATGGCTACAAGAACGACACGCAGGTTGTCGTCACCGTTGTCCAGCACGATCTGGAAAACGATCCTGACGTCCTTTCGATGGTTGCAGCTTCCGCAGCGCTCACCATTTCCGGCGTGCCTTTCATGGGCCCGATTGGCGGCGCACGCGTCGGCTACATCAACGGCGAATATGTTCTGAACCCGAATATCGACGAAATGCCGGAATCGAAGCTCGATCTGGTCGTCGCGGGTACGTCGGAAGCCGTGCTGATGGTCGAATCCGAAGCACAGGAACTCTCCGAAGAAATCATGCTTGGCGCCGTTGTTTTCGGCCAGAAGGGCTTCCAGCCGGTCATCGATGCGATCATCAAGCTCGCTGAAGTTGCCGCCAAGGAACCGCGCGACTTCCAGCCGGAAGACCTGTCGGCTCTCGAAGCCAAGATGCTGGCCGTTGTCGAAAACGATCTGCGCGACGCTTACAAGATCACCGAAAAGCAGGCCCGTTATGCCGCCGTCGATGCCGCCAAGGCAAAGGCGAAGGAACATTTCTTCCCCGAAGGCGTGGAAGAAACCGAAATGTCGCCGGAACAGTTCGCGACCATTTTCAAGCATTTGCAGGCCAAGATCGTTCGCTGGAACATTCTTGACACCGGCAGCCGCATCGATGGCCGCGATCTGAAGACCGTTCGTCCGATTGTATCGGAAGTCGGCCTTCTGCCGCGCACCCACGGTTCGGCTCTGTTCACCCGCGGTGAAACGCAGGCTATCGTTGTTGCCACGCTCGGCACCGGCGAAGACGAACAGATGATCGACGCCCTGACCGGCACCTACAAGCAGCCTTTCATGCTGCACTACAACTTCCCGCCTTATTCGGTTGGTGAAACCGGCCGCATGGGTTCGCCGGGCCGTCGCGAAATCGGCCATGGCAAGCTTGCCTGGCGCGCAATCCATCCGATGCTGCCTTCCGCTGAACAGTTCCCTTACACGATCCGCGCCGTTTCCGAGATCACGGAATCGAACGGCTCGTCCTCGATGGCAACCGTTTGCGGCACGTCGCTGGCTCTCATGGATGCAGGCGTTCCGCTTGCACGTCCGGTTGCCGGTATCGCCATGGGCCTGATCAAGGAAGGCGAACGCTTCGCCGTTCTGTCCGACATTCTGGGTGATGAAGATCACCTCGGCGACATGGACTTCAAGGTTGCCGGTACGGAAAACGGCATCACCTCGCTGCAGATGGACATCAAGATCGACGGTATCACCGAAGAGATCATGAAGGTCGCTCTGGAACAGGCCAAGGGCGGTCGCGTTCACATCCTCGGCGAAATGGCCAAGGCTCTGTCGACCTCGCGTGAAGAACTCGGCGAATTTGCTCCGCGCATCGAAGTGATGAACATCCCGACCGACAAGATCCGCGATGTTATCGGTTCTGGCGGCAAGGTCATCCGCGAAATCGTGGAAAAGACCGGCGCCAAGATCAACATCGAAGACGACGGCACGGTGAAGATCGCTTCATCGAACGGCAAGGAAATCGAAGCCGCCAAGAAGTGGATTCATTCGATCGTTGCCGAACCGGAAGTCGGCGAAATCTACGAAGGCACGGTCGTCAAGACCGCCGACTTCGGTGCTTTCGTGAACTTCTTCGGCCCGCGTGACGGTCTGGTTCACATTTCGCAGCTCGCTTCCGACCGCGTTGCCAAGACCACCGATGTGGTCAAGGAAGGCCAGAAGGTCTGGGTCAAGCTCATGGGCTTTGACGAGCGAGGTAAGGTTCGCCTGTCGATGAAGGTTGTCGATCAGGAAACCGGCAAGGAAATTGCCCAGGAAAAGAAGAAGGAAGATGCCGACGCTGAATAA
- a CDS encoding class I SAM-dependent methyltransferase, with amino-acid sequence MITPAQQTLFLPFDQGILDIPEEGQSFLGCGLSADRRLEDEWKQALTFLQPWRPDWLALEKEGFKAVPRLGARLDEGRRFAGGLLLLGKHRGRNEAWFAELLARVEPGGWIAVSGDKKLGIDSFRKWVGNIAEISDRMSKNHAVVFWLRRPADLTDDFIAALKPLAANIDDVFQTEPGMFSHGVIDKGSALLVPHMEKIVFGNVADLGAGWGYLAAQCLKFADRIKAIDLYEVDFEALEAARGNLERLGPSVPISFNWFDVTSEKLTGIYDTVVMNPPFHEGRVTDVSLGQAFIAAAASRLKTGGRLLMVANRQLPYETTLKGLFKNVTLLEEANGFKIFDAKK; translated from the coding sequence ATGATTACACCGGCACAACAAACTCTCTTTCTCCCCTTCGATCAGGGCATTCTGGATATCCCTGAAGAAGGCCAGTCCTTTCTTGGCTGCGGTCTTTCTGCGGATCGGCGCCTTGAAGATGAATGGAAACAGGCGCTCACTTTCCTGCAACCCTGGCGCCCCGACTGGCTGGCCTTGGAAAAGGAAGGTTTCAAGGCAGTACCCAGATTAGGCGCCAGATTGGACGAGGGGCGCCGTTTCGCCGGTGGGCTACTGTTGCTCGGAAAACATCGCGGACGCAACGAGGCGTGGTTTGCGGAGCTCCTGGCGCGTGTTGAGCCGGGCGGCTGGATCGCCGTATCGGGTGACAAGAAGCTCGGCATCGACAGTTTTCGCAAATGGGTCGGCAATATTGCCGAAATCAGCGACCGCATGTCGAAGAACCATGCCGTGGTGTTCTGGCTCAGGAGGCCTGCCGACCTTACCGACGATTTCATCGCCGCCCTGAAGCCGCTTGCCGCCAATATCGACGACGTGTTCCAGACCGAACCCGGCATGTTCTCGCACGGTGTCATCGACAAGGGCTCGGCCTTGCTCGTGCCGCATATGGAAAAGATCGTTTTCGGCAATGTCGCCGATCTGGGCGCTGGCTGGGGCTATCTGGCTGCGCAATGCCTGAAGTTTGCTGACCGCATCAAGGCAATAGACCTTTATGAGGTTGATTTTGAGGCGCTGGAAGCCGCACGCGGCAATCTGGAACGGCTAGGCCCATCGGTGCCGATCAGCTTCAACTGGTTCGATGTGACGAGCGAGAAACTGACGGGCATCTATGACACCGTGGTCATGAACCCGCCTTTTCACGAGGGGCGGGTGACGGATGTGTCGCTTGGACAGGCATTCATTGCCGCGGCAGCTTCCCGGTTGAAAACCGGCGGACGTCTGCTGATGGTCGCAAATCGTCAACTTCCTTATGAGACGACGCTCAAGGGGCTGTTCAAGAATGTGACGCTTCTTGAGGAGGCAAACGGTTTTAAAATCTTCGATGCGAAGAAATAA
- the fabI gene encoding enoyl-ACP reductase FabI yields the protein MEGLMKGKRGLIMGVANNHSLAWGISKQLAAQGAELAFTYQGDALGKRVKPLAEQVGSDFVLPCDVEDIASVDAVFAEIEKKWGKLDFIVHAIGFSDKNELKGRYADVTTRENFSRTMVISAYSFTEMAQRAEKLMKDGGSILTLTYGGSTRTIPNYNVMGVAKAALEAMVRYLAADYGPQGIRVNAISAGPVRTLAGAGIGDARAIFSYQRRNSPLRRTVDIDDVGKSAVYLLSDLSSGVTGEIHYVDSGYNIVSMPTLEELKSSDAERGE from the coding sequence ATGGAAGGTCTGATGAAAGGCAAACGCGGCCTCATCATGGGGGTCGCGAATAATCACTCACTCGCCTGGGGAATTTCAAAACAACTCGCAGCACAGGGTGCAGAACTCGCCTTCACCTATCAGGGCGATGCGCTGGGCAAGCGCGTGAAGCCGCTTGCCGAACAGGTTGGTTCGGATTTCGTGCTGCCTTGCGATGTTGAAGATATAGCATCGGTCGATGCGGTCTTTGCCGAAATCGAAAAGAAGTGGGGCAAGCTCGATTTCATCGTTCACGCCATCGGCTTTTCCGACAAGAACGAATTGAAGGGTCGCTACGCAGACGTCACCACGCGCGAAAACTTCAGCCGCACCATGGTGATTTCCGCCTACTCCTTCACGGAAATGGCACAACGCGCCGAAAAGCTCATGAAGGACGGCGGCTCGATCCTGACGCTGACCTATGGCGGATCGACCCGTACCATCCCGAACTACAACGTCATGGGCGTTGCCAAGGCGGCACTTGAAGCCATGGTTCGTTATCTTGCCGCCGATTACGGCCCGCAGGGCATCCGCGTCAACGCGATTTCGGCTGGCCCGGTGCGTACCCTGGCCGGTGCCGGCATCGGCGATGCACGCGCGATCTTCAGCTATCAGCGCCGTAACTCTCCGCTGCGCCGCACCGTCGATATCGACGATGTTGGCAAATCGGCAGTCTATCTGCTGTCCGATCTTTCGAGCGGCGTTACCGGCGAAATTCACTATGTGGATTCCGGCTACAACATCGTCTCCATGCCCACACTGGAAGAGCTGAAAAGCTCCGACGCCGAACGCGGCGAGTAA
- the fabB gene encoding beta-ketoacyl-ACP synthase I, whose amino-acid sequence MRRVVVTGMGIVSSIGNNTEEVTASLREAKSGISRAEEYAELGFRCQVHGAPNIDVEALVDRRAMRFHGRGTAWNHIAMDQAIADAGLADEEVSNDRTGIIMGSGGPSTRTIVDSADITREKGPKRVGPFAVPKAMSSTASATLATFFKIKGINYSISSACATSNHCIGNAFEMIQYGKQDRMFAGGCEDLDWTLSVLFDAMGAMSSKYNDTPSTASRAYDKNRDGFVIAGGAGVLVLEDLETALARGAKIYGEIVGYGATSDGYDMVAPSGEGAIRCMKMALSTVKTKIDYINPHATSTPAGDAPEIEAIRQVFGSGDACPPIAATKSLTGHSLGATGVQEAIYSLLMMQNNFICESAHIEELDPAFADMPIVRKRIDNAQLNTVLSNSFGFGGTNATLVFQRYQG is encoded by the coding sequence ATGCGGCGTGTGGTCGTAACGGGTATGGGGATCGTATCCTCGATTGGTAACAACACCGAAGAAGTCACGGCTTCGCTGCGTGAAGCGAAGTCCGGTATCTCCCGCGCTGAGGAATATGCCGAACTCGGCTTCCGCTGCCAGGTGCACGGTGCCCCGAATATCGACGTCGAAGCGCTCGTCGACCGGCGCGCGATGCGCTTCCATGGCCGCGGCACGGCCTGGAACCACATTGCCATGGATCAGGCGATTGCCGATGCGGGGCTTGCCGACGAGGAAGTTTCCAACGACCGCACCGGCATCATCATGGGTTCCGGTGGCCCCTCGACACGCACCATTGTCGATTCTGCCGACATCACCCGCGAAAAGGGCCCCAAGCGCGTCGGTCCGTTTGCCGTGCCGAAAGCCATGAGCTCGACGGCTTCGGCGACGCTTGCGACCTTCTTCAAGATCAAGGGCATCAACTACTCGATCTCCTCGGCCTGCGCGACGTCGAACCATTGTATCGGCAATGCGTTCGAGATGATCCAGTATGGCAAGCAGGACCGCATGTTCGCGGGCGGCTGCGAAGACCTCGACTGGACGCTTTCGGTCCTGTTCGACGCCATGGGCGCCATGTCGTCCAAATATAACGACACGCCGTCGACCGCATCGCGCGCCTATGACAAGAACCGCGACGGCTTCGTGATCGCAGGCGGCGCCGGTGTTCTGGTGCTGGAAGACCTGGAAACCGCTCTGGCTCGCGGCGCCAAGATCTATGGCGAAATCGTCGGTTATGGCGCAACATCCGACGGCTACGACATGGTCGCTCCGTCTGGTGAAGGCGCGATCCGCTGCATGAAGATGGCGCTTTCGACCGTCAAGACCAAGATCGACTATATCAACCCGCACGCGACCTCGACCCCTGCCGGCGACGCACCGGAAATCGAAGCGATCCGCCAGGTCTTTGGTTCGGGCGATGCATGCCCGCCAATTGCCGCAACCAAATCGCTGACCGGCCACTCGCTGGGTGCCACAGGCGTGCAGGAAGCGATCTATTCGCTCCTGATGATGCAGAACAATTTCATTTGCGAAAGCGCACATATCGAAGAACTGGACCCTGCCTTCGCGGACATGCCTATCGTTCGCAAGCGCATTGACAACGCTCAGCTCAACACCGTGCTCTCCAATTCCTTCGGATTTGGCGGCACCAATGCAACGCTGGTTTTCCAGCGTTATCAGGGCTGA
- the fabA gene encoding 3-hydroxyacyl-[acyl-carrier-protein] dehydratase FabA, which yields MAEQKSSYGYEELLACARGEMFGPGNAQLPLPPMLMVHRITDISETGGEFDKGYIRAEYDVRPDDWYFPCHFMGNPIMPGCLGLDGMWQLTGFFLGWLGEPGRGMALSTGEVKFKGMVRPHTKLLEYGIDFKRVMRGRLVLGTADGWLKADGETIYRATDLRVGLSKDSEGQ from the coding sequence ATGGCAGAACAGAAATCAAGCTACGGGTATGAAGAACTCCTGGCCTGCGCGCGCGGCGAGATGTTCGGCCCCGGCAATGCTCAGCTTCCCCTGCCTCCGATGCTGATGGTCCATCGCATCACAGATATTTCCGAAACCGGCGGCGAGTTCGACAAGGGCTATATCCGCGCCGAGTATGACGTGCGCCCGGACGACTGGTATTTCCCATGCCATTTCATGGGCAATCCGATCATGCCGGGCTGCCTCGGCCTGGACGGCATGTGGCAGCTGACCGGCTTCTTCCTCGGCTGGCTGGGCGAGCCGGGCCGCGGCATGGCCCTCTCCACCGGTGAAGTCAAGTTCAAGGGCATGGTGCGCCCGCATACCAAGCTTCTTGAATATGGCATTGATTTCAAGCGCGTCATGCGCGGCCGCCTCGTGCTCGGCACGGCTGACGGCTGGCTGAAAGCCGATGGCGAAACCATCTACCGGGCAACCGACCTGCGCGTCGGCCTGTCGAAGGACAGCGAGGGCCAGTAA